The proteins below come from a single Bombyx mori chromosome 7, ASM3026992v2 genomic window:
- the LOC101737011 gene encoding protein tipE isoform X1, whose translation MADEEKIPPTFLEKLLFYTTASFVLLATFSLFAFLFLVPFVIEPAFTTIFMQFDPIGALCVTTQVKHLVGASNCTWASCREGCTKDLFECTQIRVSYKLGNSSNVTEEEVENLIRVERALRNDYDYENEVAADKSYPDMGERDDLPEPYPTGLQGNDSEWYFTGARLFPNVKGCGYPPILNCTIFYGKYRPIGTNFTCYYSRVDPGLVITELDMWQNTLNLVYAMAIPIPSFFISVIYLTFAYFKIYNTEDESEQAPLKSDAEAMATGDDEKPTTPGSDTFREDLACFGHQLKMQLANDKPKDGFESNSPPISNSASLSGTKSSFVNA comes from the exons ATGGCCGACGAAGAGAAAATCCCTCCGACCTTTCTTGAGAAACTCCTATTCTACACAACAGCCTCCTTCGTTCTTCTTGCCACGTTCAGCCTATTCGCCTTTCTATTCTTAGTGCCATTTGTGATTGAACCAGCTTTCACTACGATATTCATGCAATTCGATCCTATAGGAGCTTTGTGTGTTACCACCCAAGTTAAACATTTGGTCGGAGCGAGCAATTGCACGTGGGCGTCCTGCAGGGAGGGCTGCACTAAAGATCTATTTGAATGCACACAAATTAGGGTCAGCTATAAACTGGGTAATTCATCTAATGTTACTGAAGAGGAAGTTGAAAATCTTATCAGAGTAGAGAGGGCTCTCAGGAATGATTACGACTATGAGAACGAGGTAGCTGCTGATAAGTCTTATCCAGATATGGGCGAGAGGGATGACTTGCCTGAACCGTATCCAACCGGGCTACAAGGGAACGACTCGGAATGGTATTTTACCGGGGCCCGTTTGTTTCCTAACGTGAAAGGTTGCGGTTATCCTCCTATATTGAACTGCACAATATTCTACGGAAAATATAGGCCTATTGGCACCAACTTCACTTGCTACTATAGCCGGGTGGATCCGGGCTTGGTTATCACCGAACTGGACATGTGGCAGAACACTCTGAACTTGGTGTACGCGATGGCCATACCAATACCGTCATTCTTTATCTCCGTCATATATTTGACGTTCGCTTACttcaaaatttataatactGAAGATGAATCCGAGCAGGCGCCTCTGAAGAGTGACGCTGAGGCTATGGCCACCGGTGACGATGAGAAACCAACGACCCCAGGGTCTGATACGTTTAGAGAAGATCTCGCATGTTTCGGTCACCAATTAAAGATGCAACTAGCCAACGATAAGCCTAAAGACGGCTTCGAGTCCAATAGTCCACCCATTTCCAATTCTGCCTCACTGTCTGG GACCAAGTCGTCATTCGTGAACGCCTAA
- the LOC101737011 gene encoding protein tipE isoform X2, which yields MADEEKIPPTFLEKLLFYTTASFVLLATFSLFAFLFLVPFVIEPAFTTIFMQFDPIGALCVTTQVKHLVGASNCTWASCREGCTKDLFECTQIRVSYKLGNSSNVTEEEVENLIRVERALRNDYDYENEVAADKSYPDMGERDDLPEPYPTGLQGNDSEWYFTGARLFPNVKGCGYPPILNCTIFYGKYRPIGTNFTCYYSRVDPGLVITELDMWQNTLNLVYAMAIPIPSFFISVIYLTFAYFKIYNTEDESEQAPLKSDAEAMATGDDEKPTTPGSDTFREDLACFGHQLKMQLANDKPKDGFESNSPPISNSASLSG from the exons ATGGCCGACGAAGAGAAAATCCCTCCGACCTTTCTTGAGAAACTCCTATTCTACACAACAGCCTCCTTCGTTCTTCTTGCCACGTTCAGCCTATTCGCCTTTCTATTCTTAGTGCCATTTGTGATTGAACCAGCTTTCACTACGATATTCATGCAATTCGATCCTATAGGAGCTTTGTGTGTTACCACCCAAGTTAAACATTTGGTCGGAGCGAGCAATTGCACGTGGGCGTCCTGCAGGGAGGGCTGCACTAAAGATCTATTTGAATGCACACAAATTAGGGTCAGCTATAAACTGGGTAATTCATCTAATGTTACTGAAGAGGAAGTTGAAAATCTTATCAGAGTAGAGAGGGCTCTCAGGAATGATTACGACTATGAGAACGAGGTAGCTGCTGATAAGTCTTATCCAGATATGGGCGAGAGGGATGACTTGCCTGAACCGTATCCAACCGGGCTACAAGGGAACGACTCGGAATGGTATTTTACCGGGGCCCGTTTGTTTCCTAACGTGAAAGGTTGCGGTTATCCTCCTATATTGAACTGCACAATATTCTACGGAAAATATAGGCCTATTGGCACCAACTTCACTTGCTACTATAGCCGGGTGGATCCGGGCTTGGTTATCACCGAACTGGACATGTGGCAGAACACTCTGAACTTGGTGTACGCGATGGCCATACCAATACCGTCATTCTTTATCTCCGTCATATATTTGACGTTCGCTTACttcaaaatttataatactGAAGATGAATCCGAGCAGGCGCCTCTGAAGAGTGACGCTGAGGCTATGGCCACCGGTGACGATGAGAAACCAACGACCCCAGGGTCTGATACGTTTAGAGAAGATCTCGCATGTTTCGGTCACCAATTAAAGATGCAACTAGCCAACGATAAGCCTAAAGACGGCTTCGAGTCCAATAGTCCACCCATTTCCAATTCTGCCTCACTGTCTGG ATGA